The Latilactobacillus sakei subsp. sakei DSM 20017 = JCM 1157 genome includes a window with the following:
- the arcA gene encoding arginine deiminase: MTSPIHVNSEIGKLKTVLLKRPGKEVENITPDIMYRLLFDDIPYLPTIQKEHDQFAQTLRDNGVEVLYLENLAAEAIDAGDVKEAFLDKMLNESHIKSPQVQAALKDYLISMATLDMVEKIMAGVRTNEIDIKSKALIDVSADDDYPFYMDPMPNLYFTRDPAASMGDGLTINKMTFEARQRESMFMEVIMQHHPRFANQGAQVWRDRDHIDRMEGGDELILSDKVLAIGISQRTSAQSIEELAKVLFANHSGFEKILAIKIPHNHAMMHLDTVFTMIDYDKFTIHPGIQGAGGMVDTYILEPGNNDEIKITHQTDLEKVLRDALEVPELTLIPCGGGDAVVAPREQWNDGSNTLAIAPGVVVTYDRNYVSNENLRQYGIKVIEVPSSELSRGRGGPRCMSMPLVREDLKK; encoded by the coding sequence ATGACAAGTCCAATTCATGTAAATTCCGAAATCGGAAAACTTAAGACGGTCTTACTAAAACGGCCAGGTAAAGAAGTCGAAAACATTACACCTGACATTATGTATCGTTTATTGTTTGATGATATTCCTTATTTACCAACAATCCAAAAAGAACACGATCAATTTGCACAAACATTACGTGACAATGGTGTTGAAGTGCTTTACTTAGAAAACCTCGCTGCCGAAGCAATCGATGCTGGTGACGTTAAGGAAGCTTTCCTTGATAAGATGTTGAACGAATCACACATCAAATCACCACAAGTTCAAGCAGCCTTAAAAGACTACTTAATTAGTATGGCAACGTTAGACATGGTTGAAAAAATCATGGCTGGGGTTCGGACCAACGAAATCGATATTAAATCAAAGGCATTGATTGACGTTAGTGCTGATGATGACTATCCATTCTATATGGATCCAATGCCTAACCTATACTTCACACGCGATCCTGCCGCATCAATGGGGGATGGCTTAACAATTAATAAAATGACTTTTGAAGCTCGCCAAAGAGAATCAATGTTCATGGAAGTCATCATGCAACATCATCCTCGTTTTGCCAACCAAGGCGCACAAGTTTGGCGCGACCGCGATCACATTGACCGCATGGAAGGCGGCGACGAATTAATCTTGAGCGATAAAGTGCTTGCAATTGGGATTTCACAACGGACTTCCGCACAATCAATTGAAGAACTTGCCAAGGTATTATTCGCTAACCACAGTGGCTTTGAAAAAATCTTAGCAATTAAGATTCCACATAATCATGCCATGATGCATTTAGATACAGTCTTCACCATGATTGATTATGATAAGTTCACCATTCATCCAGGCATCCAAGGTGCTGGCGGCATGGTTGACACTTATATCTTAGAACCAGGCAATAACGATGAAATCAAGATTACACATCAAACAGATCTTGAAAAAGTTCTCCGCGATGCTTTGGAAGTGCCTGAATTAACCTTAATCCCATGTGGTGGCGGCGATGCAGTTGTTGCCCCTCGTGAACAATGGAATGACGGTTCTAACACATTAGCAATCGCACCTGGCGTTGTTGTCACTTATGATCGCAACTATGTTTCAAACGAAAACTTACGTCAATATGGCATTAAAGTGATCGAAGTCCCATCAAGTGAATTATCACGCGGTCGTGGGGGTCCACGTTGTATGAGTATGCCACTTGTAAGAGAAGACTTAAAAAAATAA
- the argF gene encoding ornithine carbamoyltransferase translates to MTNSVFQGRSLLAEKDFTKSELEYLIDFSLHLKDLKKKGIPHHYLEGKNIALLFEKNSTRTRAAFTTAAIDLGAHPEFLGKNDIQLGKKESVEDTAKVLGSMFDGIEFRGFSQKVVEDLAKYSGVPVWNGLTDEWHPTQMIADFMTVKENFGKLKGVTLTYVGDGRNNMANSLLVTGSMLGVNIHIVAPDSLQPTQEVRDLAEGYAKETGSKNMITSDVDAGVKGSDVLYTDVWVSMGEEDKFEERVNLLKPYQINMDMVKKTGNENMIIMHCLPAFHDIETEYGKKIDEQFGIQEMEITDEAFRSKYARQFEEAENRMHSIKAIMAATLGNLFIPQA, encoded by the coding sequence ATGACAAACAGCGTATTTCAAGGCAGAAGTTTATTAGCAGAAAAAGATTTTACTAAATCAGAACTCGAATACTTAATCGATTTCTCATTACATTTGAAGGATTTAAAGAAAAAAGGGATTCCACATCACTATCTAGAAGGTAAGAACATTGCCTTACTATTTGAAAAAAATTCAACCAGAACGCGTGCTGCTTTTACAACAGCTGCCATTGACCTAGGGGCTCACCCAGAATTCTTAGGTAAAAATGATATTCAACTTGGTAAAAAAGAATCAGTTGAAGATACAGCCAAAGTATTAGGAAGCATGTTTGACGGCATTGAATTCCGTGGCTTTAGCCAAAAAGTGGTTGAAGACTTAGCTAAATATTCAGGTGTTCCTGTATGGAATGGTTTAACTGACGAATGGCATCCAACACAAATGATCGCCGACTTTATGACAGTTAAAGAAAACTTCGGCAAATTAAAAGGTGTGACATTAACTTATGTTGGTGATGGCCGTAACAACATGGCTAACAGCTTGTTAGTAACAGGTTCAATGTTAGGTGTAAATATCCACATCGTTGCCCCAGATTCATTACAACCAACACAAGAAGTCCGTGATTTAGCTGAAGGTTACGCTAAAGAAACAGGCAGCAAGAATATGATTACTTCAGACGTTGACGCTGGTGTTAAAGGCTCAGATGTTTTATACACAGACGTTTGGGTTTCAATGGGTGAAGAAGATAAGTTTGAAGAACGGGTTAACTTGTTGAAACCATACCAAATCAACATGGACATGGTTAAGAAGACCGGTAACGAAAACATGATTATCATGCACTGTTTACCAGCTTTCCATGATATTGAAACTGAATATGGTAAGAAGATTGACGAACAATTCGGTATTCAAGAAATGGAAATTACTGACGAAGCATTCAGAAGCAAATATGCCCGTCAATTTGAAGAAGCTGAAAACAGAATGCACTCAATCAAAGCAATCATGGCAGCAACATTAGGCAACTTATTCATACCTCAAGCATAA
- the ruvA gene encoding Holliday junction branch migration protein RuvA, which translates to MYEYLKGLVTAVNPYYVVLEVQGIGYQLQVANPYRYTESMSEVVQIYVHQAVRDTDITLFGFYDLDEKQLFQKLISVSGIGPKSALAILANSDHSGLIQAIMNDDIGYLTKFPGVGKKTAQQIALDLKGKLGDLEQSATLVGQTAIDLGSQGDSPELSDALAALSALGYSAREVKAITPKLTDFAAQTTDQYLREGLRLLMKK; encoded by the coding sequence ATGTATGAATATTTAAAGGGTTTAGTGACGGCGGTTAATCCGTATTACGTTGTTTTGGAAGTCCAAGGAATTGGCTATCAATTACAAGTTGCCAACCCATATCGGTATACGGAATCGATGAGCGAAGTGGTTCAAATTTATGTCCACCAAGCGGTACGCGATACTGATATTACGCTTTTTGGTTTTTACGACTTAGATGAAAAACAACTTTTCCAAAAATTAATCAGTGTTTCCGGAATTGGTCCCAAAAGTGCCTTGGCAATTTTGGCTAACAGTGATCATTCTGGCTTAATTCAGGCGATTATGAACGATGATATTGGGTACTTAACGAAGTTCCCAGGCGTCGGGAAGAAGACGGCCCAACAGATTGCCTTAGATCTTAAAGGTAAGTTAGGTGATCTAGAACAAAGCGCAACGTTAGTCGGCCAAACGGCAATTGATTTAGGCAGCCAAGGCGATTCACCTGAATTAAGTGATGCACTAGCGGCCTTGAGTGCGCTTGGTTATTCCGCACGGGAAGTCAAAGCGATTACGCCTAAGTTAACTGATTTTGCAGCGCAAACAACTGATCAATATCTCAGAGAAGGTTTGCGGTTATTGATGAAGAAATAA
- the ruvB gene encoding Holliday junction branch migration DNA helicase RuvB translates to MADERIVSAENDDFAEASIEKTLRPQVLAQYIGQDRVKNELAVYIEAAKKREESLDHVLLYGPPGLGKTTLAMVIANELQVQIRTTSGPAIERPGDLVALLNELQPGDVLFIDEIHRLPKMVEELLYSAMEDFYIDIVVGQGPTAHPVHFPLPPFTLIGATTRAGLLSAPLRDRFGIVEHMAYYTEADLMDIVQRSAGVFNMSIVPDGALEIARRSRGTPRIANRLLKRTRDYAQVADQNTIDQAIADHALSQLQVDIRGLDGVDRKILQMMIDYYQGGPVGLKTIAANIGEENETIEEVYEPYLLQIGFLKRTQRGRLVTPAGYAHLGMPYPEK, encoded by the coding sequence ATGGCAGATGAGCGAATTGTTTCAGCCGAAAACGATGATTTTGCTGAAGCAAGCATTGAAAAAACATTGCGGCCACAAGTCCTTGCACAATATATCGGTCAAGATCGGGTTAAAAATGAATTAGCGGTCTATATTGAAGCGGCCAAAAAACGGGAAGAGTCCCTCGATCACGTTTTACTTTATGGCCCACCAGGTTTGGGGAAAACCACGTTAGCGATGGTGATTGCCAACGAGTTGCAAGTCCAGATTCGAACGACGAGTGGTCCTGCAATTGAGCGGCCTGGGGATTTAGTGGCGTTATTAAACGAGTTACAACCTGGGGATGTTTTATTTATTGATGAAATTCATCGCTTACCTAAGATGGTTGAAGAATTACTTTATTCAGCGATGGAAGATTTCTACATCGATATTGTGGTTGGTCAAGGGCCCACCGCACATCCCGTCCATTTTCCATTACCACCGTTCACATTGATTGGCGCGACGACGCGGGCGGGCTTATTGTCTGCGCCATTGCGAGATCGTTTCGGGATTGTGGAACACATGGCTTATTACACGGAGGCTGATTTGATGGACATTGTGCAACGCTCAGCCGGCGTCTTTAATATGTCGATTGTGCCAGATGGTGCGTTAGAAATCGCACGTCGCTCGCGAGGGACGCCGCGGATTGCCAATCGGTTGTTGAAACGAACTCGAGATTACGCACAAGTGGCTGACCAAAATACGATTGATCAGGCGATTGCTGATCACGCATTAAGTCAGCTGCAAGTTGATATTCGGGGCTTAGACGGTGTCGATCGCAAAATCCTCCAGATGATGATTGATTATTATCAAGGCGGACCAGTCGGTTTAAAAACCATTGCCGCCAATATTGGTGAAGAAAACGAAACAATTGAAGAAGTTTACGAGCCTTATTTACTGCAAATTGGCTTTTTAAAACGAACGCAAAGAGGCCGGCTGGTAACGCCGGCTGGTTATGCCCATTTAGGCATGCCTTATCCAGAAAAATAG
- a CDS encoding LOG family protein gives MMNVAVFCGASSGRRPVYTQAASDLGHWLVKRQDQLIYGGSRVGLMGTIADTVLENGGRVIGVMPEFLNQREPAHAGLSDLVMVDNMAERKSKMIELADVFIALPGGPGTLEEMSEVISWARIGQQDGPCIFYNVAGYYDLLQQFLAHMVEEGFLTQGDFEKYLFTDSLTEMATFIVTYQPPKIREY, from the coding sequence AGCAGTGGCCGTCGCCCGGTTTATACACAGGCCGCCAGCGATTTAGGCCATTGGTTAGTCAAACGACAAGATCAATTAATTTATGGTGGGAGTCGGGTTGGCTTGATGGGTACGATTGCCGATACCGTTTTAGAAAACGGTGGTCGGGTAATCGGTGTGATGCCTGAATTCTTAAATCAACGAGAACCAGCGCATGCTGGCTTAAGCGATTTGGTGATGGTTGACAATATGGCCGAACGGAAATCAAAAATGATTGAATTAGCCGATGTCTTCATCGCTTTACCCGGTGGACCAGGTACGTTAGAAGAAATGAGCGAAGTGATTTCGTGGGCGCGAATTGGCCAGCAAGATGGCCCCTGCATTTTCTACAACGTAGCGGGTTATTATGATTTATTACAACAATTCTTAGCCCACATGGTTGAAGAAGGCTTTTTAACACAAGGCGATTTTGAAAAATACTTGTTTACCGATTCTTTAACTGAAATGGCGACGTTTATTGTGACTTATCAACCACCAAAAATACGAGAATATTAA
- the arcC gene encoding carbamate kinase, whose amino-acid sequence MTKRKIVVALGGNAILSTDASANAQIKAVKETVKQLVAFVKQGDQLIISHGNGPQVGNLLIQQAASDSEKTPAMPLDTVGAMSQGEIGYWMQNAFNEVLAEEGLALDVATIVTQTIVDAKDEAFQNPTKPIGPFYSEAEAKKQQSINPEAHFVEDAGRGWRRVVPSPRPIGIQEAPVIQKLVEGNVITISAGGGGVPVAKEGNKLRGVEAVIDKDFASEKLAELVGADMLIILTAVDNVYVNFNKPDQKKLTNVSVAELEDYIKDDQFAKGSMLPKIQAAIEYVNNRPDSKAIITSLDNVKNLLAHDAGTIITK is encoded by the coding sequence ATGACAAAACGTAAAATCGTCGTTGCATTAGGTGGCAATGCTATTTTATCAACTGATGCCTCAGCAAACGCTCAAATCAAAGCCGTTAAGGAAACGGTTAAACAATTAGTTGCATTCGTAAAACAAGGCGACCAACTCATTATTTCGCATGGTAATGGGCCTCAAGTCGGTAACTTGTTGATTCAACAAGCTGCTAGCGATTCTGAAAAGACACCAGCAATGCCATTAGATACGGTCGGTGCGATGTCACAAGGCGAAATTGGTTACTGGATGCAAAATGCTTTTAACGAAGTTTTAGCAGAAGAAGGCTTGGCTTTAGATGTTGCCACAATCGTAACTCAAACGATTGTTGATGCTAAAGATGAAGCTTTCCAAAACCCAACGAAACCAATCGGACCTTTCTATAGCGAAGCAGAAGCTAAGAAACAACAAAGTATCAACCCAGAAGCACACTTTGTTGAAGATGCCGGACGTGGCTGGCGGCGAGTAGTCCCTTCACCACGGCCAATTGGTATTCAAGAAGCACCCGTTATTCAAAAATTAGTTGAAGGTAACGTGATCACGATTTCAGCCGGCGGCGGTGGTGTGCCAGTTGCGAAAGAAGGCAACAAGCTCCGCGGGGTTGAAGCCGTAATCGATAAAGATTTCGCTTCAGAAAAATTAGCGGAATTAGTGGGTGCAGACATGTTAATTATTTTAACAGCTGTGGATAACGTCTACGTTAACTTCAACAAGCCAGATCAAAAGAAATTAACCAACGTCTCAGTCGCTGAATTAGAAGATTACATCAAAGACGATCAATTCGCTAAAGGCAGCATGTTACCTAAGATTCAAGCCGCAATCGAATACGTTAATAATCGTCCTGATAGTAAGGCCATCATTACTTCCCTTGATAACGTGAAGAATTTATTGGCACATGATGCCGGGACAATTATTACGAAATAG
- the queA gene encoding tRNA preQ1(34) S-adenosylmethionine ribosyltransferase-isomerase QueA: protein MVSTEDFDYNLPEELIAQTPMIERAASRLLVMDHETGALEDKVFYDIIDELNPGDAVVMNNTRVLPARLYGVKPDTGGHEEVLLLNNTHDDEWEVLMKPAKRAKVGTEVVFGDGQLRAIVTKELEHGGRMIEFKYDGIFMQILEALGEMPLPPYIKEKLDDPEMYQTVYAKEPGSAAAPTAGFHWTEELLQKVQDKGIKLVYLTLHVGLGTFRPVSEDNVEDHKMHSEFYRLTEEAAATLNEVKQNGGRIVATGTTSIRTLETIATKFDGEIKADSGWTEIFIKPGYQWKAVDAFITNFHLPKSTLVMLVASFTGRENILNAYQHAVDERYRFFSFGDAMFVK, encoded by the coding sequence ATGGTATCCACAGAAGATTTTGATTACAATTTACCAGAAGAATTAATTGCACAAACACCAATGATTGAAAGAGCAGCATCACGTTTATTAGTGATGGATCACGAAACTGGTGCTTTAGAAGACAAGGTTTTCTACGATATTATTGACGAATTAAACCCTGGCGATGCAGTTGTCATGAACAACACGCGTGTTTTACCAGCACGTTTATACGGTGTTAAACCTGATACTGGTGGTCATGAAGAAGTCTTGTTATTAAACAATACGCATGACGATGAATGGGAAGTTTTAATGAAGCCTGCTAAACGGGCTAAAGTGGGGACTGAAGTTGTCTTTGGTGATGGCCAATTAAGAGCCATTGTCACTAAGGAACTTGAACATGGCGGTCGGATGATCGAATTTAAATACGACGGCATCTTCATGCAAATTCTAGAAGCTTTAGGCGAAATGCCATTGCCACCATACATCAAGGAAAAATTAGATGATCCAGAAATGTATCAAACAGTTTATGCTAAGGAACCAGGTTCAGCCGCTGCACCAACAGCCGGTTTCCATTGGACAGAAGAACTTTTACAAAAGGTGCAAGATAAAGGCATCAAATTGGTTTACTTAACATTGCACGTTGGTCTAGGGACTTTCCGCCCTGTTTCAGAAGACAACGTTGAAGATCACAAGATGCACAGCGAATTCTATCGTTTAACAGAAGAAGCTGCTGCAACGTTGAACGAAGTCAAACAAAATGGTGGTCGGATTGTAGCGACTGGGACAACCAGCATTCGGACATTAGAAACAATTGCAACGAAGTTTGATGGCGAAATCAAAGCTGATAGTGGTTGGACAGAAATCTTCATCAAACCTGGTTACCAATGGAAAGCCGTTGACGCTTTTATCACGAACTTCCATTTACCAAAATCAACCTTAGTGATGTTAGTGGCTTCATTTACTGGCCGCGAAAACATCTTAAACGCTTATCAACATGCTGTTGATGAACGTTATCGTTTCTTTAGCTTTGGCGATGCCATGTTTGTTAAATAA
- a CDS encoding GNAT family N-acetyltransferase has translation MYLRKAAFSDLPRISAIIDGAKAALKERGVNQWQAGDPSESQFENDIRQEYCYILIKDDTIVGVASIVDTVDDGYSAITNGDWQSVASNHPYYSIHRIALDGSVRGQHLAHQFMTLLITAASIDGAHDVRIDTHPDNLAMQHVIQKAGFTYCGDILIADDPSPKRFAYQLVLK, from the coding sequence ATGTATTTAAGAAAAGCCGCTTTTTCTGATTTACCACGAATTTCAGCAATTATCGATGGTGCTAAAGCCGCGTTAAAAGAACGGGGTGTTAACCAGTGGCAAGCTGGCGATCCTAGTGAAAGTCAGTTTGAAAATGATATTCGCCAAGAATATTGTTATATCTTAATTAAGGATGATACGATTGTTGGCGTCGCATCAATTGTCGATACAGTTGATGACGGCTACAGTGCAATCACGAATGGTGACTGGCAATCGGTTGCTTCTAATCATCCCTATTATTCAATTCACCGGATAGCCTTAGATGGTTCAGTTCGCGGCCAACATTTGGCCCATCAGTTTATGACGTTATTAATTACGGCCGCCAGTATTGACGGCGCGCACGATGTTAGAATCGATACGCATCCCGATAATTTAGCCATGCAACACGTCATTCAAAAGGCGGGCTTTACTTACTGTGGCGATATCTTGATTGCTGATGATCCGTCACCTAAACGCTTTGCTTACCAACTCGTTTTAAAATAA